The following proteins are co-located in the bacterium genome:
- a CDS encoding Hsp20/alpha crystallin family protein translates to MTFLPSLFEPRSRLSSFFPSLRRERYGDVEDVMENLWSQFPVPAYTIGVNGKRFPIDIEEQNDKYVIQAEMPGISKENIDITLKDKVLIVRYEQGEEKEEKGKSYLCRECWKGSSSRSVMLPHAKGEQDVEATLRDGVLKIEVKKEPAEVSKRIAIH, encoded by the coding sequence ATGACATTTCTACCATCGCTCTTTGAGCCTAGGTCCCGTCTTTCATCATTCTTTCCATCTCTACGCCGTGAGCGTTATGGTGATGTTGAGGATGTAATGGAGAATCTATGGAGTCAATTTCCCGTTCCTGCATACACCATAGGAGTGAATGGAAAGCGGTTTCCGATAGACATCGAGGAGCAAAATGATAAGTACGTTATTCAGGCTGAGATGCCGGGTATTAGCAAAGAGAACATTGATATTACTCTGAAGGATAAGGTGCTAATTGTCCGATATGAACAAGGTGAAGAAAAGGAGGAAAAGGGGAAAAGCTATCTTTGTCGCGAATGCTGGAAAGGATCATCATCGCGTTCAGTCATGTTGCCACATGCAAAGGGAGAGCAGGATGTCGAGGCAACATTACGTGATGGCGTATTAAAAATTGAGGTGAAGAAGGAGCCAGCTGAGGTTTCAAAGAGAATTGCTATCCACTAG